The genomic DNA CTGCCCAGAAACGCGATGAGGCAGAAGCCAGTTACAAGGCAATGGCCGCTACTGAGAAAGCTGCCAAATCCCAGTATGATATGGCTGTAGACGGAGCCCGTGTGGAAGATAAGGCCGCGGCTGCCGCTCTCGTAGGGCAGGCTGCCGGAGCGGTTGCCGAAGTGGAATCCTACTTGAAGGAAGCGGCACTTGTCTCACCGATCGACGGGGAGGTGTCCGAACGTTTTCCTGAAGTGGGCGAGTTGGTCGGTACGGGTGCTCCGATTATGAATATCACCGACCTTAACGATATGTGGGTGACCTTCAGTATCCGTGAAGATCATCTGAAAAACATCAAGATCGGTACCGAATTAGACGCTTTTATCCCGGCGTTGGATAACCGGCCGGTCAAACTGAAAGTTTATTATATGAAGGATATGGGAACTTATGCCGCCTGGAAAGCGACAAAAACGAACGGACAGTTTGACTCCAAGACATTCGAGGTGCGTGCCCGTCCAATGGAAAAGGTGGCCGACTTACGTCCTGGAATGTCGGTCATTAAGAAATTGACAATTGATAATTGATAATTAAAGAACAAGGTTAAATGAATAATGAAAAATTAAATAGTACCCCAAAATTGTCAATTGCAAAGCGTGAGATATTCAGGATTTGTAAAGACCCGGTCTACTTCTTTTGTATGTTGGTGGCTCCCACTATCTGTGTGGTCTTTTTTCTTTCGTTGATGAAGGAGGGTTTGCCTACCGATATGCCTGTTGCGGTAGTAGATCTGGACGGCTCTTCCAACTCCCGTAACTTAGCCCGCCAGTTGGATGCATTCGAGCAGACGAAGGTGATGCTGACAACCGTCTCGTTTGAGGAAGCTCGCCAGGCTATGCAGGAAGGGAAAGTTTATGGTATTTTTTATATTCCGAAGGACTTTGGTGTGGATGCGACAGCTGGTCGGCAGCCTAAGCTGTCGTTCTATACGAACGGTACTTATCTTATTGCTGCATCTCTGTTGTTTCGGGATATGAAAACCATGTCTGTCTTAGCAGGTGCTTCGGTCGGGCTTCAGACGGGGCTGGCGCATGGCTATACTGAAAACCAGATCATGGCGCAGCTCCAGCCGATCGTGATCGATACACACGCGATCGGGAATCCTTGGCTTAACTATTCGGTCTATCTGAATAACACACTTTTGCCTGGTGTTTTGCAATTGATGATTTTTTTGGTGACGGTATTGAGCATCGGTTCCGAGATTAAATACTCGACGGCCCGCGAATGGTTGCAGATGGGTGGAAATTCGCTTACGGTGAGCCTCATAGGGAAGATATTCCCTCATACGGTGATTTTTACGATTGTGGCATTCCTGTATGCGGTGGCCTTGTATGGGTTTAATTCGTTCCCGTTGAATAGTGGCTGGTTACCGATGCTGTCAGCTCTATTTCTGCTGGTGATTGCTTCGCAGGCGGTCGGGATTTTCATGATAGGGGTGTTGCCGACTTTTCGTTTAGGGTTGAGCTCTGCTTGCCTATTCGGGATGATCGCTTTTTCTATCGTCGGATTTTCTTTTCCGGTATTGAGGATGGACCCTACTTTGCAGGCACTCTCCAACCTGTTTCCTCTCCGGCACTATTTTCTGATCTATGTCGACCAGGCTTTGAACGGAAGGCCTTTCTTTTATAGCTGGGCTGAATATGCCTGGCTTATGGGTTTTCTCGTTTTGCCTTTCCTGATTGGAAAAAACTTGAAGAACGCATTGTTGTACTTTAAATATATTCCGTAAAACAGAAAGTAATGAAAAGAGAATATCGTTTACGAGATATGATCAAGGAAGGGATCTTGGACATCTTTTACATTTGGAAGGATGAATTGAAAAATGTCTTCAAAGACGAGGGCGTGCTGATCTTCTTTTTCCTGGTGCCTTTTGCCTATCCGTTGCTTTATTCCTTTATTTATAATAATGAAGTGGTACGCGAGGCGAAGATGGTGGTTGTGGACCAGTCCGATTCCTATCTAAGTCGCGAGTTTACCCGTCGTGTGAATGCTACGCCCGATGTCAGGGTAGTCGCCGTCTCGACGGATATGGAGGAGGCCAAGCGGATGCTGGACAGGAAGGAAGCCTATGGAATCCTTTATTTCCCGACCGAGTTCAGTAAGAATTTGCATACGGGCAAGCAGACGACGGTTCCCTTGTATTGCGATATGAGCAGCCTGCTGTTTTATAAAGCGTTTTTGCTGGCGGCAACGGAAGTATCACTCGACTTAGGGAAAGAAATACGGATGCATAATGCTCCGGGTGCATCGGCAAAGCAGGAGGAAATAACGGTCAATCCGATTCCTTATGAATCCGTGACCCTCTTCAATACGCAAAACGGCTTTGCCAGTTTTTTAGTTCCGGCTATCCTTATTTTAGTTATCCAGCAAACACTGGTTTTAGGGATCGGTATGTTAGGGGGGACAGCACGTGAAAAGAACCGCTTCCACAGCCTTGTTCCGATTAGCCGGCATTTCAACGGGACGTTGCGTATCGTGTTAGGCAAGTCTCTGACCTATATCTTGATTTATGTAGTTGTCTGCATCTGGGTATTAGCCGTCGTGCCGAAACTCTTCTCCCTGCCTCAAGTGGGTGATCCGGTTACGATCTTGCTGTTCATCCTGCCGTATCTGTTTGCTTCGATCTTCTTTGCCATGACATTGTCCGGTTTTATGACTACCCGAGAGGCGCCTATGCTAGTGTTTGTCTTTACATCTGTGATCTTGTTATTCATATCCGGAGTCTCCTGGCCGAAAGAAGCGATTCCTCCGTTCTGGCAGGCTATAGGATATCTGTTTCCTTCGACACCGGGGATTCAGGGATTCATCCGTATCAATACATGTGGGGCGGCATTGAATGAGGTGGTACATGAATATCATACGTTATGGATTCAGGCAGGTGTCTATTTCGTACTGGCCCTCGTGATATATCGCTTTCAAATTATTCGTAGCCGGAAAATGATTATAAAGCAGCATAGGTATATGAAGATGAAGCAGACTTTTTAATGGTATTCCTCTTATGGCTTCTCTTGTCGTCCTCTTAAGAGGTTGGTAAAAGAAGATAAGAAGGTTTTATGACTCCGTTTTGATGATTTTAACGTTATTATGTTAGAATCCACCGAATATAGTTTTACTTTTGTAGAAATTCTCAAAGCAAACTTAATTTTTTAGTACTATGCAGAACAGACGTGAGTTTTTAAAGCGGGCTTCGTTAATGCTCGCAGGGGGGATAGTGATGCCTCAGTTGTTAACATCTTGTGCCGGTAAAGCCTCAGCTTCCGAGTCCTCCAAGTATATCGGGCTTCAGCTATATTCTTTAAGAGACCTTGTAAAAGAAGAAGGAATCCAGAAGGTATTGGAAACGGCTTCGAAAATGGGCTATAAGAATCTTGAAACAGCTAGCTATGACAATGGCAAGATCTATGGTTTGGCTCCTGCTGAGTTCAAGAAGATGGTGAATGATTTGGGCATGAAATGTACGAGCGCTCACTTAGGACAAGCTTTCACAAAGGAAAAAGAAGCTGAAGTGATGAGTTGGTGGGATCAGGCTATCGATGCCCACAATGAATTAGGTGTCAAATACATGGTTCAGCCGTGGATGCCGGTTACCGACCAGACGACTTTGGACGATTTGAAGATGTATTGCGACTATTTCAATACCGTTGGCTACAAGACGGCAGCCGCCAGCATCGCATTCGGTTACCATAACCATGCTTTTGAATTCCGTAAAATCGGAGATCAATTGATTTACGACTTCTTGTTAGATAATGTAAGTCCGAATCATGTATTTTTTGAAATGGATGTGTATTGGGTACAGGAAGGCGGTGGTGATCCGGTTGCTTACCTGAAGAACCGTCCGAGCCAGTTCAAGGCTGTCCATATCAAAGACGAAAAGGAAATCGGCGCCAGTGGTAAGATGAACTTCAAACCTATTTTTGACCAGATGTACGCAAATAATATCAAAGATTGGTATGTTGAAGTCGAACAGTATACCCAAAACGATCCGGTTGCCAGCGTCCAGCAGAGCTATGATTATCTGAACAAGGCGGATTATGTGAAGTAAGACGTTTTTGTATAAGTTTTTTAGGCACAGGTTACATCAATTGTAATCCGTGCCTAATTTATTTAAGAGATCTTGATTGCATTCATAAGGTTGTCCCAATCCTTCGCCAAAGCCGTCATGTCCGGATAAAGTAGATCGGCGCCAGCATCGAGTAAAATTCGGTCGTCCAAAGGACCAGTATTGACTGCTATCGTGAAGATCCCTGCAGCTACTCCCGCTTGTATGCCCATCGGGGCATTCTCTACGACAAGAGCTTCATAGGGTTTGACTCCTGCCTTTTCCAATCCCATCAGATAAGGTTCGGGATGAGGTTTGCCTAACTTCACGTCAAAGGCCGTCACCATCTTTTCCCGTTTGAAATAGCCTGGGTAGGTATGTTCCAGCTTGTTGATTAAGCTGTGTTGTCCGGAACCGGTTACGACAAGTGTTTGCAAGCCGGAGGCTTTTACTTTTTTCAGTACTTCGGCCGCTCCTTGCATTGCCTTTCCATCGTTATATTGATTGAACAAGATAGCTTTTTCTTCATAGATGGATTTCTTTTCCTCATCGGTCGCATCTCGCAGGAAAGTTTTTTGATACAATTCGTTGATCGTGCTTTCACCCGTCCGGCCTTCATACAGGTAGAATAGTTCCGGGGTGGAGATCAACTGGTGGTGGGTAGCCGTTTCGTACCAGGCACGGGCATGAAAACGCATGGAATCGTAAAGGACACCATCCATATCGAAAAGTACGGCCTTGGGAGAAAATAAAACTTGTCGCTGTTTTTGCAGATATTGGGCGATTGCTTCTTGAATCATTTTTAATTGCTTGCTAATAGATATTTTTCAGGCACGATC from Parabacteroides merdae ATCC 43184 includes the following:
- a CDS encoding HlyD family secretion protein yields the protein MNENKKYSINNMLLAFITFLGVVGLVALTGFFLLTPPDDIIMGQAEATQVRISGKVPGRIEAYRFSEGDKVKVGDTLVFLDTPEVLAKLQQAEAVRRAAEAQNAKAIKGARAQEIAGAYEMWQKAKAGLDIAQKSYTRVQNLFDKGVMSAQKRDEAEASYKAMAATEKAAKSQYDMAVDGARVEDKAAAAALVGQAAGAVAEVESYLKEAALVSPIDGEVSERFPEVGELVGTGAPIMNITDLNDMWVTFSIREDHLKNIKIGTELDAFIPALDNRPVKLKVYYMKDMGTYAAWKATKTNGQFDSKTFEVRARPMEKVADLRPGMSVIKKLTIDN
- a CDS encoding ABC transporter permease, with translation MNNEKLNSTPKLSIAKREIFRICKDPVYFFCMLVAPTICVVFFLSLMKEGLPTDMPVAVVDLDGSSNSRNLARQLDAFEQTKVMLTTVSFEEARQAMQEGKVYGIFYIPKDFGVDATAGRQPKLSFYTNGTYLIAASLLFRDMKTMSVLAGASVGLQTGLAHGYTENQIMAQLQPIVIDTHAIGNPWLNYSVYLNNTLLPGVLQLMIFLVTVLSIGSEIKYSTAREWLQMGGNSLTVSLIGKIFPHTVIFTIVAFLYAVALYGFNSFPLNSGWLPMLSALFLLVIASQAVGIFMIGVLPTFRLGLSSACLFGMIAFSIVGFSFPVLRMDPTLQALSNLFPLRHYFLIYVDQALNGRPFFYSWAEYAWLMGFLVLPFLIGKNLKNALLYFKYIP
- a CDS encoding ABC transporter permease, with protein sequence MKREYRLRDMIKEGILDIFYIWKDELKNVFKDEGVLIFFFLVPFAYPLLYSFIYNNEVVREAKMVVVDQSDSYLSREFTRRVNATPDVRVVAVSTDMEEAKRMLDRKEAYGILYFPTEFSKNLHTGKQTTVPLYCDMSSLLFYKAFLLAATEVSLDLGKEIRMHNAPGASAKQEEITVNPIPYESVTLFNTQNGFASFLVPAILILVIQQTLVLGIGMLGGTAREKNRFHSLVPISRHFNGTLRIVLGKSLTYILIYVVVCIWVLAVVPKLFSLPQVGDPVTILLFILPYLFASIFFAMTLSGFMTTREAPMLVFVFTSVILLFISGVSWPKEAIPPFWQAIGYLFPSTPGIQGFIRINTCGAALNEVVHEYHTLWIQAGVYFVLALVIYRFQIIRSRKMIIKQHRYMKMKQTF
- a CDS encoding sugar phosphate isomerase/epimerase family protein, whose protein sequence is MQNRREFLKRASLMLAGGIVMPQLLTSCAGKASASESSKYIGLQLYSLRDLVKEEGIQKVLETASKMGYKNLETASYDNGKIYGLAPAEFKKMVNDLGMKCTSAHLGQAFTKEKEAEVMSWWDQAIDAHNELGVKYMVQPWMPVTDQTTLDDLKMYCDYFNTVGYKTAAASIAFGYHNHAFEFRKIGDQLIYDFLLDNVSPNHVFFEMDVYWVQEGGGDPVAYLKNRPSQFKAVHIKDEKEIGASGKMNFKPIFDQMYANNIKDWYVEVEQYTQNDPVASVQQSYDYLNKADYVK
- a CDS encoding HAD-IA family hydrolase — protein: MIQEAIAQYLQKQRQVLFSPKAVLFDMDGVLYDSMRFHARAWYETATHHQLISTPELFYLYEGRTGESTINELYQKTFLRDATDEEKKSIYEEKAILFNQYNDGKAMQGAAEVLKKVKASGLQTLVVTGSGQHSLINKLEHTYPGYFKREKMVTAFDVKLGKPHPEPYLMGLEKAGVKPYEALVVENAPMGIQAGVAAGIFTIAVNTGPLDDRILLDAGADLLYPDMTALAKDWDNLMNAIKIS